The nucleotide window TTAGTCCAGGGGCAGTCCACAGCCTTCCGCACACTGTACCAGTCTCTAGTGGACCGCTCCTCAAGTCAGAGCTGCTGGAATCCGTACTTCTACCTTGACAAGATGTAAATACAAATTTTGACTTGGGATGTTTGAATTTATTAAGTATAGGGAGTACATGCAGgacatggttgtgcatgcctttaatccctgcactgaggaggcagaggccagcctggtccagaacagccaaggctacacagagaaccctatctcaaacaacaaaaaaaacaaaacaaaaagtataaagGGTATAGAAAGAACACAGTGGAAGGATGTagaattataaaaaaattttttttgagacaggctctcaccctgattggcctcaaattcatgggtgatctttctgcctcagcctgcttTGTACTGGAATTTGGAATGTGTGACATCACATCATTCTAAAATTTGCAATGAACCAAAAGTTGACTAGTAAGTCTCCATTGTATGTAGGAAAGAttatgtctcaaagaaaacaatgatAATATCCAAACGTGCATTCTGTGGGCAAGTGTTTAAGATTTAAATTGGCTTAATGAAGTTGCTTCATAGTTTATTCACGTATTAGTGTTCTAATCCTTAAAACATGAGGATGTGGGGGCTAGATGGGAGGTGAAGAaaatgggaggagtagaggggggatctattttcagtaaaagggggaaataaaaagacagcctgtcctctcccctcaccccatcTCATCCCCCCCACTTCCCGCCTTGACTCACCCGCAGCACCGCCCTCCACCTGTAGAGGGCGCGCTTCCGCGACCGCCCTCTCTCCGAGGCCTGAGTCAGCGGGACTTGGGAAGTAAGGGGGCGTGTCCGCGCAAGCGCACTGATGCTGGAATGATGGCGGCCGCGGAGCGGGTGTGGGGAGCAGTAGCTGAGGTCGCCCGGCTGTGCAGGCGGTAGGTGTCGGCGCCGGGGCCAGCAGTTCCCTGTCGCCGCCCTCCCACGCGGAGGGGACTGGTGTCTGATGGAGGCTTGCCCTGGCTCCAGAGCCCGAGGCCCGGCCACCTTCTACGAACGTCCCTTTCCCTTGTAAACCCCGTGGGGATGTGGCCCCGCAGGGAAGAACATTCCCGGGTAGTTCCCTTCCCGTTCCTGGGAGACACATCCAAGGTCACGGCTCGGAGGGAACCCACGGCTCAGGCCCATGCCCGCCGTGTCCTGTTCCTCCTCCAGAGCCACCCAGGTTCTGACTTCCTCAGACAGCTGTCAGTCCCAAGTGCGACTCCTGTAGAAAAGGGCCTAACTGTATGCTGATGGTTACCCTCAAGTTTCAAACGCATTTCAGGAGCCAGGTACGTGGGCCCACCCctgtgtcatcccagcacttgagaggtgaaggcaggaagaccaggaccTGTATTATATGAGGCCACTGTCTTAAAACTCCTAAATGCATCTCATAAAAATAGCGGATTAACAAAAGGGTTTTGTGGGTTGCCCCCTTCCCCCGTTTCGATGAccttttttgattgtttgttttttgagacagggtttctctgtctaacagtcttggctgccctggaactcgcttagtagaccaggctgccctcgaacacAGTGAGatccgagagctgggattaaagtgtgcgctaccaccgcccagctcgaTGACTTTTCTTGAATTACTTTTCTCCGGGTCTTTTAGAATTCAAACCATCCTGCCAGAGTACACTTTTGATTTATGGACTCTGCTGCTTTTTTTCGGGGTTAAAGGAGCAGTACTGGAATGCCAGGGTGTTTCCAAATCCTGGAATATTCACTCCATTCACCTAATGGGTTACTTCCATTCACTTACTGGTTACTGCTTAGTGATAACAGCTGccatttactgagcacttactgTGTGGATTGATAGGGGCTCTTGAGGGAGAATGATCTACAGTGCTCTACATGCCTTTTGTTTGGAGTGCCTTTATTAAATATACAGCAAACAGTAAAAGCATAAGACAGCAAGCAGCAAGAAGGCAGAGCGTCAGAGCAGACACACCATCCAGCAGAACATACTGGGGAAGCCCTGAACACCAGCAGTTACCTGGGGACTCTGGTGGACAGAGGAGGTCCAAGGCAGAGTATCTTCTCCTGGGTATGACTTGTAATTAGCATTTCTATCCTAGGCGTTTTTGTATCCTGTAAACAGGAGACGAGTCCTGTGAttttcttcccagctctgttcAGGAACACTGGTTTTACTATCCTGGTCTCAAGGGCATGATGTTTTTCTCGTGGGCTGTTTTGCTCTTCTGCTGTTCCTTCCCCAACAAGGGGTCTTGGAGAACAATTTTAAGTAAACacttgaggcaggtggatctctgtgttcaaagccagcctggtctacaaagcaaattccaggcagccagggctacacagtgagaccttgtctcaaaatttaaaaaacaaaacaaaaactgaagtcAGGGATGGAACATTTTTCACTACTAAAAatgtccttttatttccttttctagcAGGAGTTATTCTCAAAGCTCCCTCTGTTTTCACATTAATGGCACTATGAAAATACCCAGTCAGTGTCCACTATCAGAGAGAAATGAAGTGCCACCCTGGATTCATGTTTCCCATCACGCATATAGATTGGTGGTTGCCCTAGTAGTTGGTGTAAAAGCGCTAGTTTGTGTTCTGTTAGACCTTAGACTGGGAGATGTTGAGATGAAAGTGAGTGTCCTTAATCTTCACTGGTTCCTCCAGGACAGCTCCTAACTTCAGATTTGGGAACATTTGTGTTTAATGAGATACCATGGGGATAGAACTCAAGTCTAaacacagttcattttttttcGTGTGCACCTCACCCATAATGGAAATTGTATGCATCATTTTTAGTGGATTTTGGCAGAACCCTTACATGAGGTCAGGTATGGGATGGGTTGAAGCTTAGAATACTAAAGATTTTTGCGCAGGGGTGCtcgctcattcattcattcattcattcatctccccccccccctcttcccaAAGCTGGGATGCTCAAACCAAGGGCTTTGTAAGTGTTAGGCCAGCACTGTACAGCCGAGCTGCATCCCCAGCGGTTGCTTCATAACATAGGTGGCCTAGTTCTCTCCAGGTGACAGTGAtatgagacagaaaaggggaagctTTTCATTGTATACATTGTTCTCCTTACCTGTTTTTTAGCCCTGTGACTCTGCTgcactgtttttaaataaaaagccaTCATGTATGTGGCTGAGGGTCTGGGGCTGCAGATTTAAATCAACTTGTCAATCCATTTCTGTTTCTGATGCCCGGATGTTAGTGTGTATTTCTAGTTACCAACCAAATGGGTTTCCATGTGGTTTtgccagcatttttattttatacatatgagtgtttgcccgcacatgtgtgtgcatgccatgtgcatgcctgatgcctaagaaggtcagaagagggctttggatccttggaactggagctgtgGACAATTATGACCTACCATACAGATGCTGGAAACCAAcccagtcctttgcaagagcaccaTGTGCACGTaactactgagcatctctccagccctttacctctgttttttaattgtttgtattATTTGCCGAAGTAGAAAAAATGTTGAAGATAGAAAATGGGAAGTTAACTCTCTAATCATTTTTATTGCTGGTTATGTTTAAATCTTAGCTGTTTATATACATACAAGAGAAGTATAGATTGACTTTTAAAGGTCAGATTGCTTGCTGGGTGTGGTACTCATGTCTGTGATTCCAGAaatagggaagcagaggcaagaataTCACAGAAGTTCCTGAAGCCACTGGCTACACAGTGATACCCTGttccaaaacaacaaccaaacagatTAGACTCCTTACTGTGTCATCcattgtttgttttactgtaggGTCTGCCATGTGGTGACTCCATACACCTTTAAGAAACAACCTCTGCATCAATATGTGCGAAGACCACTTTTCCCGATGCGTGCAGCCTTGTCTAACACAGGTACAATTTCACCTCTTCAGAGAAAATTTTGTTACAGAAACGAGTGGAACGGTGTTAGAGTTAACAGTCATAAAAAAACGGGATTTTAAaggtttctttaaattttttttattgcatttatgtgtgtgtgtcagagtgtgccacactgcatgtgtggaggtcagaggactgctTGAGTCagatctttccttccaccatgtgggttctggggattgagtgtagccttggcagcaagcacctttacctcctgagccatcttaccagcccaagAATTTGTCTGCCTTCTCTTCAGAGGCTTATAAAAAGGAtccagtgatttttttgtttgtttgtttgtttgctcccTCTCCATGGTAAAACCATACTTTACTGTAATTAGTCAGAGAATATTATTATCTGTAGATGTATGAAATCTCTATGTCTTGTAAACACAGTTTTTAGAACATGAGTTGCTAAGTAAATGATTTCCAAgatgaaatattataaataagAAGTTATAAGTAGATTTGTGTTTGAAAGAATCATGTGTATCTTAAGCTATTACTTTCTCTATATCTATGGGAATATCTGTACAACTGTAAATTCCTGGCTTTTATCCAAACCTTCTAGAGTCTGATTTTGAATGTAATTTGAAATGTGAGTACTGCAGTGTAGTTGGGGAAGCTTAGAGAAGCATGGCTTGATGTGGTCACGGATTagcgtctctctctctccatgctaCCTTGCTTACCCATGGCCGTGTTCTGGGGTAAGGCTGAGGGTGGCTGAGGGCATGACTCGAGTCAGGAAGAGGTCTTACCTCTTCTGTTGACTGGAGATGAGGAATGGTTGTCTATGGCCTCCTGCATGCTTTCTTGAATCTCAAAACGCCTTAGATGTAAATACTGAGTAACTCAGCAGGTCAGGCCACTTGAATTGGTTAAATTTTGTGGGACTGCAGTTTGTGGTTTTCTCGTCTTTTCCTGTTGGACACCCAGTGATTTCAGCCTTTGACAGTTCCTATCTACGCTGTGCAGGAGCTGCTGCCTGCCTGTTTAGGGACCTGAGCAGTACCGCTCCCCAAAGGAAGGAAGTATTTCACATCAGTCTTTATCCTGTCCGAACTCAGGACACTTTCAAAAGTGTCCATTGGATGCTTGAGCTAGGagtagatttatttatgttttatttttgaggttgtattttaattacaatgtttctcccttccctttcctctctataAATCCTCCATATACCTCTTtctactctccttcaaattcatggcctcttttttcatcgGTTGTTAtcaaatgcatatatgtatttgtatatacatatatattcttaagtaCAACCTGTtaagtccatataatgttacttgtatatgtgtgttgttgtTCTTAAAATACCTAATTAAaccaaatttaaaatacaattggTATGATTTTGTTGAGTATCTATTCAGATTAGTATTGAGATAGCTTATTTATGTTAAAAGAGAAGAGTTGTGTGGGGATActgtatttttcttaatttgtacTCCCCCAGTGTACATAGATTGTatgggttgtttggtttggtttggttttttggaaTCTTGCTAAGattccaaggctagcctggaacttgctgtgtagctgggacTACCATGAACTCAGGGTCCTCTTGCTCAACCCTCCCAAGCTGGGGCTAAAGGCTCTGGTCAACTACATTTATCTGAGTCTAGCTTTCAAACAAAATTTTGTTTCGTCTTTGTTTTTACACTTATAGTTTTATCCTTGGGTGTTTCTAAGACCTTTTCTGTAGACCTGATTTACCCCAGTGTACTGAGCAGGAGAAAGCCAGGTTAATCTTTCAGATTCAGTAGAGTGCCTAATGAGTATGATGACTTTAGTTACCAGTACATTATTAAGACAACAAAACATGAAGCTAGGCTTAGGtagcccacacttttaatcccagcactctgtaggcagagacaggcagatctctatgagttcgaggccagcctggtctacatagtgagactctatctcaaacaaacaaacaaacaaacctacagAAAATGACTGGTTCAGAACAGAAAGTAGTGGCAGtctttctttaaagttttatttcaagTTCTGTTCTTTATGAAAGCAGATTTTTCTTGGTGGGAGGCACAGGCCTTTTAATGACATGCCTGAGTATCAAAGTTCAGGCATTTTAACTTATTAGGATTTCTCTGAGCAGCTTGGAAAATAAAGCTTgtgcccccccccgcccccccccccaccccccgcctaaTTTTTCTAACTTTTGTTTATCTAAAAAGGAGCactctggggggctggagagatggcccaatggttagagcacttgatgctcttgcagaggctaggtttgatccccagcatctgtGTGGCAGCTCCCAGCCATCCATGATTCCATTCTAGAGGGtctaatggcctcttctggcctctgcagcactgcagacacatggtacatatacatgcatgcaggcaaaacatttacacatataaaaatttttttaaaaagcttaaaaaaaaagagcactttgTTGTCTATAACAAACTGTTTTTTTCTAGTGTAacactctttctcttttttagtaCGATTCATGTTTATTCAAACACAAGACACTCCAAATCCCAACAGCCTAAAGTTTATACCAGGAAAGCCGGTTCTTGAGACGAGGACCATGGACTTCCCCACACCAGCTGCGGCCTTCCGCTCCCCCCTGGCCAGGTACAGTTTCCCGCTGGCTCTGAGCTGGAAGCACAGGGGCCTCTGCAGTTTAGGCAGCCCTGCAGAGCTAGTACATTTTGTGGGTAGACTGATTTTAGAAGAGTTGAGTTGAAATTAAAAACACTTTCTCCTGGGGAGTGTGTTTGACAGCTCAGTAGTGtgaatacttaattttttttttttaaatttttttacttaAGAAAGAAGTTAAACAAATGGGTATGagtttgtgtggctgtgtgagtgTGCTTATACACCAAGTCCAGAGAGTGTCCCTGAGTGTCCTCTCTTACTCTTCGtcttggtttttcagacagggtcctTCTGGGAACCTGCTGGTCACTTacttagctagactggctgaccagaagGTCCTCAGGgtcctctgcttctcaagtgctggggttacaggtgcatattgccatgcccagctgtttgCATGtctgctggggatctgaactcaggtcctcttgcgaGTGTGCCAtgtactttatccactgagtcgtTTTCTCCAGTACTTTTCAGAATCTTTGGAGATGGGAGATGGGCgtctcatgtagcctaagctggtcACAAGTTAGCTGCGTAACTCCTGGTGCCTCCACTTCCTAGTGTTAGGATTGCAGATGGCTGCCACTATGCCCCGCTTAAAACTCTGATTTTTCAAGAACTATGAAAAGGTGCTCTGTTCATTTCATGAGGAAGAGGAACTAAGTTTTTAGGTTTTCAGTCAGAACCATTAAGTGATGATGGTTGTCAGATGTGGCATGACCTTTTAAAATCCATTCGGACAGTTTCTTAGTTCCTGAGAAGCATGTTACATGTGTGTCAGAGTAGTACATGAAGTACACCAAGCCTCTCCTGAACCTATGGCCAGAGAAGTCACTTACATTGAGAATCACTACAGTCCACATCAGCTAaggttttgcttgcttgcttcttctcCCTGCTCCCAGTCCTCCCGTCTATCTTTCATCCGTctgtccgtccttccttccttccttccttccttccttccttccttccttccttcctttatttatttgtgtgtgtgtgtgtgtgtgtgtgtgtgtgtgtgtgtgtgccagaaagTGATTGACTCCATGGCCTCTTACATGCTCAATGTGTGTTTTGCCACTGAGTTGCACCCTAACACTAAATGAAATTTCTGCCCTGATACTGCTTACTGAGCACATTTAGAAATCAGCATAGGTAGCTTCTGGTACATGATCTGCATTCTGTATACCTCATTGAGGGCAGGCAAAAGTGAAGCccagaaataatttttcaaatttctagctgataaatatgtacaatttttcTGACTTAAACATGCAGTTTCTCAGAATACACTTTAGAgcatgtatttttcatatttttgataCAAACAGTTggaaatgtatatattataatttaatgcacatacctgtgtgtatgtgtgtaaaacaaGTGTTTGATGGGTATTTCCATCCTTTGCACTTGTACAGTAGGTAATAGCTGaggtggttaacagcacttgccaCTCTTGCAAAGGATTTGAGTTCAAGTTTCCAACACCTAGGCaattcacaactacctgtaattccagctctgaggagacccagtgccctcttcttgcctcttcagactctgcactcatgtgcatacacataggcacacatacatacacataaataaagtaattctttaaaaagtaacagGTGAGAggcattctcattttttttttcatttctttttgttatttagtttagttttattaaatataatgaaGTCCTTATCACTATTTAATTGATTTCACAGCTCCAtactatggtttttgttttgttttgtttttgttttttgttcttttaagaatATAACTTCAGGAACCACACATTCTTGCAGAGTTTGCCTAGGGATGTATATTAGTCTAGttgcacacgcatgcatgcaagcagaacactcacacatataaataagtctaaaagctaacatttacaaaaatatacatatcttctgtttgtgtgtgtgtgtgtctgtgtgtgtgtctgtgtgttttgcaATACTGGACATTGAATCTAGGGGCCTTGCATATGCCAGGCAGGAGTTCTACCACTGATCTACAGCCCCAGCCCAAGACGTAACATGCTGTTAAGTGAAGAAACCAACTTGCAGAACAGTGGTGCAATGtgataatatttatttaaccCTCCAATAAAAACAGCGCATGACTCCATGAAAGTTCCTGGAGAAATATGCACACCAGAAGGACAACCtaggattttaatttctttattaatttgatttttaactttttagtgtttttgctctttggagatgggggtctcagtagctcaggctagccttgaactactgatccttttgcctccatcTCTTGAGTTCTGAGATTAGAGACTATGCTATGATGCCTGTCTTTAACCTTTTATTGTTGAAATGTTTACATCCACAAAGAGTTAGTGTAGCCAGTGTGGTGACACAGGTCTATAAGCCCAGTGCCCAGGTGGCATTAGAAGAACTAGGTGTGTGAGGCCAGCCTTTGCTGCACAGTGAGGCCTTcacttaaaaacacacacacatactcacacaccagaacgagaacaaacaaacaagaaacccaaaaacaaaacacaacttcaCTAGGGATTTTGGGAGCTACACGATAGAGTTCTCACTTAGCATGAATTAGGCACTgggttcatttttttgttttgttttgttttgttttttggttttttttcgagacagggtttccctgtgtagttttgcgcctttcctggaactcacttggtagcccagactggcctcgaactcacagagatcctcctggctctgcctcccaagtgctgggattagaggcgtgcgccaccgccgcccggctcaaTTTTTTACCACCACaaaaaatgtaggaaaaaaaattcctgttTTTTGTATTTCGGTGAGTTTATTATCTGCAACTAAGCAAACTGGTCTTGTCTTTGCTGAGCTATTGTAGGGAATGTTTTTGCTAAGCTCCTGAGAGAGGTCAGCCTGTCTTTTGTCTTCCTGGAACCTGGCACTTAGAGGTGCCAGATATCTGCTGAGCGAGTGAACAACTGTCTTACTTCAAGAAGGGTCTCAGAGCTGTCTTTCTGGGCCTCTACGGTGCCCTCTTTTTCATGTGAAGATATACTGCATTTTTTTCATGTCCCACAGCCTTTTCACTGATTGCCAGGTGGTGGACATGTTTGGGGGTAGGAGGCCGCTCTTCAGATTCATATGCACTTTTGATAGGATAAGAAGAAACCAAGTCCTCGTGAATTAATAGCATTTTAACCAGGGACAGTCCGTGGAGGCTCGGTAACTTTTCTCCTTACTTCTGCgtatgtttctcttctttcatgaCTCTTTCTTTTCTGGATTCACAGGCAGCTATTCAGGATTGAAGGAGTGAAAAGTGTCTTCTTCGGACCAGATTTCATCACAGTCACAAAGGTACAGTAAAGAGTATAAAGGTAGACTAGCACAGCCTTTGAGCTTTTTCTGAGTCCAGTGCCCTCTTCAGAATTCTCACTGTTTGGGGTTTCAGTTTtcccttctttggtttttcgtagatagtcttgctctgtagtccaggctggcctgaaaattGTGGCCCTCCTTCCTTGGCCCCCTGTTGTTGGCATTACAAACATGTTCCCCCACTCTACCCTACCTAGAATTTTCATTCTTAATGTGCTAGGTCACATTGTGATATTAAAAATCTCAGgtgaggagctggagaaatagttccacagttaagagcactggctgcccttgctgAGAGCCAGTTTAGATTCTTGGTgcccacatggccactcacaaccatctgtaactccaattccagggaccTAGTGCTCTCTTCCAACCTCGGTGCGTACCAgccacacacatactacatagacatacatgcaagcaaaacattcatgcacataaaattaagtaagtaatacataaaaaaaaaagtcaggtgatGCTTACTTCTTAGATTTGTCAAGTTAATGAAAGACATTTTCTAGCGACAGTTAATTAAGATCCAGGTATAACTGTAATTCGGTAGCCTCATCCCTTCAGATGAACCTCAGCAGATTCAGTGCAGTGTCCAGGATTACAGGGCTAGCCCACTACAGGATGCAACCTTGGCAGGACTAGAGTTCCAGCTTCCAGGTTACTAGAATAAAatttgtctgtttgtgtgtttgtttcataaaatttaaaacatttttaacaattttactatttgtgtgtgtgtgtgtgtgtgtgtgtgtgtgtgtgtgtgtgtgtgtgtgtgttcaggcatgcacatggagatcagaggacagtttacAGGAAGcagttctccttccaccatgtgaatccctgggatggaacacaggttgccaggcctggtgacaagtgcttttacccactgagcagtctGCTTGCCCCTAGTAGTAATTTTACTAACTCTTTCTGTGAGTTGATGGAGTAAAAAGGGAATTAAGTCCATACTATGAACAAATTACATATGTGTCTGTCATATGCCACAGTACACACACCCTCTCTGACAGGGGATATGCTTACTCATTCTTTTGAGGTGCACATAAGACTAATTTCAGATACATGTGAATATTTGTAAAGTTCACTATCCCAAAGCAGTACTGTGAGCTAGGCCATGGTGATgcttgtctgtaatcccagcattcaggaggcagaggcaggcgggtttCTGAGAGTTCAatgtcagtctggtctacagagtgagttccaggccaatcagagCTGCACGGTGAGACCCTGGATCAccagaaaatagaaaagtttcTCAAAAGATCTGAGGTGGTAGTCTGGATTTGTTTTGCACTTGGCTGGAAATGCAACATGTTTCTTCAACATGATTATAGGAGAATGAAGAATTAGACTGGAATTTACTGAAACCAGATATTTATGCAACAATTATGGACTTCTTTGCATCTGGCTTACCCCTAGTGACTGAGGAAACGCCTCCAGGAGAAGCAGGTAGTGTTGTGCTGGGTAATTGATGCTTATCTATATTTTATTGGATTTCCTACTTCATTCACATTTGCCTTGATTTCAGAAGAGACtggaatacagatttttaaatgtttttattagaatATATTGATTATACATAAT belongs to Onychomys torridus chromosome 3, mOncTor1.1, whole genome shotgun sequence and includes:
- the Nfu1 gene encoding NFU1 iron-sulfur cluster scaffold homolog, mitochondrial isoform X2, with product MRAALSNTVRFMFIQTQDTPNPNSLKFIPGKPVLETRTMDFPTPAAAFRSPLARQLFRIEGVKSVFFGPDFITVTKENEELDWNLLKPDIYATIMDFFASGLPLVTEETPPGEAVSEEDDEVVAMIKELLDTRIRPTVQEDGGDVIYRGFEDGIVRLKLQGSCTSCPSSIITLKSGIQNMLQFYIPEVEGVEQVMDDESDEKEANSP
- the Nfu1 gene encoding NFU1 iron-sulfur cluster scaffold homolog, mitochondrial isoform X1, with amino-acid sequence MMAAAERVWGAVAEVARLCRRVCHVVTPYTFKKQPLHQYVRRPLFPMRAALSNTVRFMFIQTQDTPNPNSLKFIPGKPVLETRTMDFPTPAAAFRSPLARQLFRIEGVKSVFFGPDFITVTKENEELDWNLLKPDIYATIMDFFASGLPLVTEETPPGEAVSEEDDEVVAMIKELLDTRIRPTVQEDGGDVIYRGFEDGIVRLKLQGSCTSCPSSIITLKSGIQNMLQFYIPEVEGVEQVMDDESDEKEANSP